The following are from one region of the Nicotiana tomentosiformis chromosome 7, ASM39032v3, whole genome shotgun sequence genome:
- the LOC138895666 gene encoding uncharacterized mitochondrial protein AtMg00860-like, with product MAPIELNELLKELLDKGFIKLSVSLWGAPMLFVKKSDGSTRMCIDYMLLNKVTIKNKEEYEQHLRIVLQILREKKLYAKFSKCEFWLDSVAFSGHMVSNDGIKLEPKKTEVVQSSPRPSTSTKIKSFLDLAGYYYRFVEGFSSNAAHLTKLTQNGVPFRWSNKCE from the exons atggctccaatTGAGTTAAATGAGTTGTTGAAGGAGTTGTTAGATAAGGGATTCATCAAGTTGAGTGTTTCTCTTTGGGGTGCTCcgatgttatttgtgaagaagagtgATGGTTCTacgaggatgtgcattgattacatgctgttgaacaaggtcactataaagaacaa GGAGGAgtacgagcaacatttgaggattgtgcttcagattctgagagagaagaagttgtatgctaagttctccaagtgcgagttttggttggattcagtggcattctcGGGCCATATGGTGTCTAATGATGGTATCAAGTTGGAGCCGAAGAAGACTGAGGTGGTTCAGAGTTCGCCTAGACCTTCTACATCTACAAAGATCAAGAGTTTCTTGGATTTGGCTGGCTATTAttatcgctttgtggagggattctcatctaatGCGGCTCACTTAACCAAGTTGACTCAGAATGGTGTCCCTTTTAGATGGTCTAATAAATGTGAATAG